Proteins from one Flavobacterium sp. N2038 genomic window:
- a CDS encoding SusC/RagA family TonB-linked outer membrane protein has translation MKTIYKKLLFLFLLLPFSVLAQSTLSGTVVEKSGQPIPGVNVNVQGTPGGASTDFDGKFQLPNVKKGDKIQVSFIGYKTYSLIYDGQKSINVILQEDSNELKEVVVQVGYGSAKKKDVTGAVSKVTAENLNQGTLVDPIQGLQGKAAGVSITKQGGDPNKGFDVRIRGAAGFAAGGSPLYVVDGIRGVDPTTISPDDIVSYDILKDAASTAIYGADGANGVVFITTKKGKSGKTTIEFNSSIATDKAIEQKFISAGRYREYIAAHPNIDFTDNGGSVDWQNEIFRTGFTKVNSLAVSGGSETSNYRGSISNSDFEGVIRNSGKKRTVGRLNVTQKAFNDKMTIDMGLSATIEHNDYVNYGTDGKDQVIYQAFQRLPTDPVYNAEGKLFEAPGTNNYYNPLHSVNNIENNRDAKFLSGNLALSYELAKGLTGKVSGSYLRNDSESTYFEPTYNYIFTGTTETPIYTGYGKRSYANWEQGLIEATLTYKKTFAESHNVTLLGGYSYRTTDSDGFNMEANNPTSNTLGSDNFENFETIVLGNMKSYKNERKDIGMFARATYDFESKYYVTGMIRRDGSSIFGDNEQWGYFPSVQVAWNIANENFIKDNVSALNLLKFRGSWGISGNSNLPIDAKDLAVRPSIQGGLVAYGYSHNANPDLKWDQNTETNLGLDFGLFNNRLSGSVEFYSKKITDMLIANTNVPTETNFSNTTFINGGEMKNSGIEATLSAKVVDNGKFSWNTTVVYTQNKQEVIALGNSRYNYSFIDTGYISGPGLVGVPTQRMQAGYKLGTFFGYEYAGVSNGKWLIKGNDNQLHYLEDVANSDEHKKVLGNALPDFEMGWSNYFKYKNWDLSMSFRAVVGNDVYNATNQVFGNPDQVGTRSVNNEALLLNDAGIQGAYSALSYYIEDASFIKLDNINLGYTFVNPSFASAISKLRFYASMNNVFTLTNYGGADPEVNFSGGKDNKEIFFGIDNYNNYPKTRTLTFGLNLSF, from the coding sequence ATGAAAACAATTTACAAAAAGTTGTTATTTTTATTCCTGTTGTTGCCGTTTAGTGTACTCGCTCAAAGTACCTTAAGCGGAACTGTTGTCGAAAAGTCAGGACAACCAATTCCGGGGGTAAATGTAAATGTACAAGGCACGCCAGGTGGTGCTTCTACAGATTTTGATGGAAAGTTTCAGTTGCCTAATGTGAAAAAAGGAGACAAAATTCAGGTCTCTTTTATTGGGTACAAAACTTACTCTCTTATCTATGATGGACAAAAATCAATAAACGTAATCTTACAGGAAGATTCAAACGAACTTAAAGAAGTAGTGGTTCAGGTAGGTTACGGATCTGCAAAAAAGAAAGACGTAACAGGTGCGGTATCTAAGGTTACTGCAGAGAATCTGAATCAGGGAACTTTGGTAGATCCTATTCAGGGACTACAAGGTAAAGCTGCCGGTGTTTCGATCACAAAACAAGGGGGTGACCCAAATAAAGGTTTTGATGTTCGTATTCGTGGTGCTGCAGGTTTTGCTGCCGGAGGTTCGCCTTTATATGTAGTTGACGGAATTAGAGGGGTAGATCCTACAACGATTTCGCCTGACGACATTGTTTCTTATGACATTCTTAAAGATGCGGCTTCAACTGCAATTTATGGTGCTGATGGAGCAAATGGAGTTGTTTTCATTACAACTAAAAAAGGAAAATCAGGAAAAACTACAATAGAATTTAATTCGTCAATTGCTACAGATAAGGCAATAGAGCAAAAATTTATTTCTGCAGGCAGATATAGAGAATATATTGCAGCGCATCCAAATATAGATTTTACAGATAACGGAGGCAGTGTTGACTGGCAAAATGAAATCTTCAGAACAGGTTTTACAAAAGTAAACAGCTTAGCGGTTTCCGGAGGAAGTGAAACTAGTAATTATAGAGGGTCTATCTCAAACAGTGACTTTGAAGGGGTAATTAGAAACTCAGGAAAAAAGAGAACTGTTGGTCGATTAAATGTAACTCAAAAAGCATTTAATGATAAAATGACTATCGACATGGGGCTTTCTGCCACTATCGAGCACAATGATTATGTAAATTATGGAACAGATGGTAAAGACCAGGTAATTTATCAGGCTTTCCAAAGGCTACCAACCGATCCTGTTTACAATGCTGAAGGAAAGTTGTTTGAAGCTCCGGGAACAAATAATTATTATAATCCATTGCATTCTGTTAATAATATTGAAAACAACAGAGACGCAAAATTCTTATCAGGTAATTTAGCTTTGTCTTATGAGTTGGCAAAAGGATTAACTGGTAAAGTTTCGGGGAGTTACTTGAGAAACGATAGTGAAAGTACTTATTTTGAGCCAACTTATAATTACATTTTTACTGGTACGACAGAAACACCAATTTACACAGGATATGGAAAAAGATCTTATGCTAATTGGGAGCAAGGTTTAATTGAGGCGACTTTGACTTATAAAAAGACATTTGCAGAATCTCATAATGTAACCTTACTAGGTGGTTACTCTTATAGAACAACTGATAGTGACGGTTTTAATATGGAAGCAAATAATCCTACTTCTAATACTCTTGGATCAGATAATTTTGAAAATTTCGAGACTATTGTTTTAGGAAATATGAAATCTTATAAAAACGAACGTAAAGACATCGGTATGTTTGCAAGAGCTACATATGATTTCGAGTCTAAATATTATGTAACCGGAATGATTCGTAGAGATGGATCTTCAATTTTTGGTGACAATGAGCAATGGGGTTATTTCCCATCTGTACAAGTAGCCTGGAATATAGCTAATGAGAATTTTATTAAAGACAATGTAAGTGCATTGAATTTATTGAAATTCAGAGGGAGCTGGGGTATTTCCGGAAACAGTAATTTACCGATTGATGCAAAAGACTTAGCGGTTAGACCATCTATTCAGGGTGGATTAGTAGCATACGGATACAGTCATAATGCTAATCCTGATTTAAAATGGGATCAAAATACAGAGACAAACTTAGGTCTTGATTTTGGATTGTTTAATAACAGATTATCGGGATCGGTTGAATTTTACAGCAAGAAAATTACAGATATGTTAATTGCTAATACAAACGTACCAACTGAAACAAATTTCTCAAATACAACATTTATTAATGGTGGAGAAATGAAAAACTCAGGAATTGAGGCAACTTTAAGTGCTAAAGTAGTAGATAACGGAAAATTTAGCTGGAATACTACAGTTGTATATACACAGAATAAACAAGAAGTTATTGCTTTAGGAAATTCTCGTTATAACTATTCGTTTATTGATACTGGTTATATTTCAGGACCTGGTTTAGTTGGTGTTCCAACGCAAAGAATGCAGGCTGGATATAAATTGGGTACATTTTTCGGATATGAATATGCGGGAGTATCAAACGGTAAATGGTTAATCAAAGGAAATGATAATCAGTTGCATTACTTAGAAGATGTAGCAAACTCTGATGAGCATAAAAAAGTGCTTGGTAATGCTTTGCCGGATTTTGAGATGGGATGGAGCAACTATTTTAAATACAAAAACTGGGATTTAAGCATGTCATTCAGAGCAGTTGTGGGTAATGATGTTTACAATGCAACAAATCAGGTTTTTGGTAACCCGGATCAGGTAGGAACAAGAAGTGTAAACAATGAGGCCCTACTTCTAAATGATGCTGGAATTCAAGGAGCATATAGCGCATTGTCTTATTATATCGAGGATGCAAGTTTTATAAAACTGGATAACATCAATTTAGGTTACACTTTTGTAAATCCTTCATTTGCTTCGGCAATTTCTAAACTTCGTTTTTATGCTTCTATGAATAATGTATTTACCTTGACTAATTACGGAGGGGCTGATCCTGAAGTTAATTTCTCTGGAGGAAAAGACAATAAAGAAATCTTTTTTGGAATAGATAACTACAATAATTATCCAAAAACAAGAACCTTAACATTTGGTTTGAATCTTTCATTTTAA
- a CDS encoding LacI family DNA-binding transcriptional regulator codes for MKRKITLKQIAKELDVSISTVSKSLRNSLEIGEETRLKVQAFAKFYNYKPNNIALSLKNRKTKSIGIIIPEIVHYFFSTVINGIEQVANENGYSVVICLSDDSFDKEVLNMEMLANGSIDGFIMSLSKETQFKGDFHHITEVINQGMPVVMFDRVTNDILCDKVIIDDKAAAYEAVQSLIDNGRKKIALVTTVDYVSVGKLRTDGYEKALLDNGIPFNEDLIIKIEDVDTCEITISQLLHDRAFDAVFAVNELFAVTIIKTASKMGLKVPEDLAVIAFTDGIISKYSTPSITTVSQSGEKMGNKAAKMLIERLEAEHDDDDEENENYTTEVIETHLIERESTD; via the coding sequence ATGAAACGCAAAATAACCTTAAAACAGATTGCAAAAGAACTCGATGTATCTATTTCAACTGTCTCAAAATCACTTAGAAACAGTCTTGAAATTGGCGAAGAAACACGATTAAAAGTGCAGGCTTTTGCAAAGTTTTACAACTATAAACCCAACAATATTGCCCTTAGTTTAAAAAACCGAAAAACAAAAAGTATTGGTATTATCATTCCGGAAATTGTACATTATTTTTTCTCTACCGTAATCAACGGAATCGAACAAGTTGCCAATGAAAACGGATATAGTGTTGTCATTTGTTTGTCCGATGATTCGTTTGATAAAGAAGTCCTGAATATGGAAATGTTAGCCAACGGAAGCATCGACGGTTTTATCATGTCACTTTCTAAAGAAACACAATTCAAAGGCGATTTTCATCATATTACAGAGGTTATAAATCAGGGAATGCCTGTTGTAATGTTTGACCGTGTTACCAATGATATTTTATGCGACAAAGTTATTATTGATGATAAAGCTGCGGCCTACGAAGCTGTTCAGAGCTTAATTGACAACGGTCGAAAAAAGATTGCTCTGGTAACAACTGTTGATTATGTGAGTGTAGGTAAACTAAGAACTGATGGTTATGAAAAAGCACTGCTGGATAACGGAATACCCTTCAACGAAGATTTAATCATAAAAATTGAAGATGTAGATACTTGCGAAATTACGATTAGCCAACTTTTACACGACAGAGCCTTTGATGCTGTTTTTGCTGTAAATGAACTTTTTGCCGTAACAATTATTAAAACGGCATCAAAAATGGGATTAAAAGTTCCTGAAGATTTAGCAGTGATTGCTTTTACTGACGGAATTATTTCAAAATACTCCACTCCAAGTATTACAACAGTAAGTCAAAGTGGCGAAAAAATGGGAAATAAAGCTGCTAAAATGCTGATCGAAAGACTTGAAGCTGAACATGATGATGATGACGAAGAAAACGAAAATTACACCACAGAAGTTATAGAAACACATTTAATAGAACGAGAATCTACTGACTAA
- a CDS encoding MFS transporter codes for MEKRKLSFWEIWNMSFGFLGIQFGFALQNANTSRIFETLGAKIDEIPILWIAAPVSGLIIQPVIGYFSDRTWTRLGRRRPYFLIGALLSSIALFIMPNSPTLWIAAGTLWIMDASINVSMEPFRAFVGDNLPDHQRALGFVMQSFFIGTGAVVGSVLPYLFTNVFGVSNTAPEGIIPDAVKWSFYIGGIVFLLSVLWTVFKTTEYTPEELHAFEANSKKDSQNLSADSETESGVTIKKQLLLGLLFTAIGGLISFLIFENSLAKELYILFIGLIFMGVLFVIASQLRTKKVQNGFTIIMTDLLNMPRTMQKLAWVQFFSWFALFSMWIYTTQAVTQHIFGTTDTTSKVYNDAADWVSVLFTVYNGVAAAVAFLLPVIAKKVGVRATHLLALCAGGVGLISIYFIGDKQMLILPMLGVGIAWASILSMPYAMLSGALPAAKMGYYMGVFNFFVVIPQIVAATILGFVIKQFFHNEPIYALIIGGVSMIFAGLLTLRVNSKTKIEIHE; via the coding sequence ATGGAAAAGCGTAAATTAAGTTTCTGGGAAATTTGGAACATGAGTTTCGGTTTCTTAGGAATACAATTCGGTTTTGCACTGCAAAATGCAAATACTTCAAGAATTTTTGAAACCCTTGGTGCTAAAATAGATGAAATCCCAATCTTGTGGATTGCTGCCCCTGTTTCTGGCTTAATAATTCAGCCTGTTATTGGTTATTTCAGTGATCGAACATGGACTCGTTTAGGACGTCGTCGCCCTTATTTTTTAATTGGCGCGCTTTTATCTTCTATCGCATTATTCATAATGCCCAACTCTCCAACTTTATGGATTGCTGCAGGTACATTATGGATAATGGATGCCTCGATAAATGTTTCAATGGAGCCTTTTCGTGCTTTTGTCGGAGATAATTTACCTGACCATCAGCGTGCATTAGGTTTTGTAATGCAGAGTTTTTTCATTGGTACCGGCGCCGTTGTAGGTTCTGTTTTGCCCTATCTTTTCACAAATGTTTTTGGAGTAAGTAATACTGCACCAGAAGGAATTATTCCGGATGCAGTAAAATGGTCTTTTTATATTGGTGGAATCGTTTTTCTCCTTTCCGTTTTATGGACTGTTTTTAAGACTACAGAATATACGCCGGAAGAATTACATGCTTTTGAAGCTAACAGCAAAAAAGACTCCCAAAATCTTTCTGCTGATTCCGAAACAGAATCAGGTGTTACAATTAAAAAACAATTGCTTTTAGGATTATTATTTACCGCAATTGGAGGATTAATCTCGTTTCTGATTTTTGAAAACAGTCTGGCAAAAGAGTTATATATTCTATTCATCGGATTGATTTTTATGGGCGTTTTATTTGTAATTGCATCACAATTACGAACTAAAAAAGTTCAGAATGGTTTTACCATAATCATGACCGACTTACTGAATATGCCAAGAACAATGCAAAAATTAGCATGGGTTCAGTTTTTCTCCTGGTTTGCGCTTTTCTCCATGTGGATTTATACCACACAAGCCGTTACACAACACATTTTTGGCACAACAGACACCACTTCAAAAGTATACAATGATGCTGCCGACTGGGTTTCTGTTTTATTTACAGTTTATAACGGAGTTGCGGCGGCTGTAGCTTTCTTATTACCAGTTATTGCAAAAAAAGTAGGCGTTAGAGCAACACATTTATTGGCCTTATGTGCCGGAGGTGTTGGTTTAATTTCGATTTATTTTATTGGTGATAAACAAATGCTAATCCTGCCAATGTTAGGTGTTGGTATTGCATGGGCAAGTATTTTATCGATGCCTTATGCGATGCTTTCTGGCGCTTTGCCTGCAGCAAAAATGGGTTATTATATGGGAGTTTTCAACTTTTTTGTCGTAATACCACAAATTGTAGCTGCAACAATATTAGGATTTGTAATTAAACAATTCTTTCATAACGAACCTATTTACGCCTTAATAATTGGAGGTGTATCGATGATATTTGCCGGATTACTTACACTTAGAGTAAATAGCAAAACTAAAATTGAAATTCATGAATAA
- the pgmB gene encoding beta-phosphoglucomutase, protein MNNKKAFIFDLDGVIVDTAKYHFLAWQKIAKSLNINFTHEDNELLKGVSRVRSLDIILGLGNVQASQEDKDKWLIQKNEDYLSYLVDMDESEVLPGVITILKLLKDKNQGIALGSASKNARPILEKTGILSYFDVIVDGNDVSNAKPDPEVFLKAAQLLNIDPKNSIVFEDSVAGIQAANIAEMVSVGIGEETILHEADHIFKDFTQIETSFIEKLIN, encoded by the coding sequence ATGAATAATAAAAAAGCATTCATCTTCGATCTTGACGGAGTGATCGTTGATACCGCTAAATACCACTTTTTAGCCTGGCAGAAAATTGCCAAATCATTAAACATAAATTTTACACATGAAGACAACGAACTTCTTAAAGGCGTAAGCCGAGTTCGTTCGTTGGATATAATACTTGGATTAGGAAATGTTCAGGCTTCTCAGGAAGACAAAGACAAATGGCTGATTCAGAAAAACGAAGATTATTTATCTTATTTAGTTGACATGGACGAAAGTGAGGTTCTTCCAGGAGTTATTACAATTCTAAAACTATTAAAAGATAAAAATCAAGGAATTGCATTGGGCTCTGCCAGCAAAAATGCAAGACCCATTTTAGAAAAAACAGGGATTCTGTCTTACTTCGATGTTATTGTTGACGGAAACGATGTCAGCAATGCAAAACCAGATCCTGAAGTTTTCTTAAAAGCGGCTCAATTATTAAACATTGATCCAAAAAATTCAATTGTATTTGAAGACTCTGTTGCTGGAATTCAGGCAGCAAACATCGCAGAAATGGTAAGTGTTGGAATTGGTGAGGAAACAATTTTACATGAAGCTGATCATATTTTTAAAGATTTTACCCAAATCGAAACAAGCTTTATAGAAAAATTAATCAATTAG
- a CDS encoding glycoside hydrolase family 65 protein has protein sequence MNQDYIKPDNWSIIEEGFDIERVKSSESLFSIGNGAMGQRANFEETYSAETFQGSYIAGIYYPDKTKVGWWKNGYPKYFAKVLNAPNWIGIDIEINEENLDLNTCTEVRNFRRELNMKEGWYNRSFEATLKNGTEIAVNVRRFLSLDLDEAGIIKYDITPLNKDAKIVYKPYVDAGVTNEDANWEEKFWEPLEVKKGTNEAFVTAQTFKTHFKVTTFMHNTILANGEDIHVSPSTIDSTIDKVQYTYGTIIAKGQTSTIQKIGGYTVSLNHENTLAGAEKVIKSAVGLGYETLLQNQIDAWAKIWEMSDITIEGDVKAQQGIRFNIFQLNQTYSGKDSRLNIGPKGFTGEKYGGSTYWDTEAYCIPFYMATKDQQVARNLLTYRYNQLDKAIENAKDNLGFKNGAALYPMVTMNGEECHNEWEITHEEIHRNGAIAFAIYNYYRYTGDYSYIPEKGLEVLIGIARFWHQRASFSKDKNQYVILGVTGPNEYENNINNNFYTNYIAKWCIDFAAEQIEKVASEYPADHKRILEKVSLSANEIQEWKKVADDMYFPISKELGIFLQQDGFLDKDLVPVKDLDRSQRPINQKWSWDRVLRSPYIKQADVLQGFYFFEDHFSKDELKRNFEFYESFTVHESSLSPCVHSIQAAALDKMDMAYTFYLRTSRLDLDDYNKEVEEGCHITSMAGTWMSIVEGFGGMRVKNDQLHFSPKIPKEWKGYSFKINFRNQILKVAVNHNETTFTVDGDQDLTIVVNGNAIIASKFVQIN, from the coding sequence ATGAACCAAGATTATATAAAACCAGATAATTGGTCTATAATAGAAGAAGGTTTTGACATCGAAAGAGTAAAATCATCTGAAAGCCTTTTTAGTATCGGAAATGGTGCTATGGGACAACGTGCCAATTTTGAAGAAACATATTCAGCAGAAACTTTTCAGGGAAGTTATATCGCAGGAATTTATTATCCGGACAAAACAAAAGTGGGCTGGTGGAAAAACGGATACCCGAAATATTTTGCCAAAGTATTAAATGCTCCAAACTGGATAGGAATTGACATTGAAATCAACGAAGAAAATCTTGATTTAAACACTTGCACCGAAGTTAGGAACTTCCGCAGAGAATTGAATATGAAAGAAGGATGGTACAACCGTTCTTTTGAAGCGACTCTTAAAAACGGAACTGAAATTGCCGTTAATGTTCGTCGTTTTCTTTCATTAGATTTAGACGAAGCAGGAATTATTAAATATGATATTACACCTTTAAATAAAGATGCAAAAATCGTTTACAAACCTTACGTTGACGCTGGTGTAACCAATGAAGATGCCAACTGGGAAGAAAAATTCTGGGAGCCTCTTGAAGTTAAAAAAGGAACAAACGAAGCTTTTGTAACCGCTCAAACGTTTAAAACGCATTTTAAAGTTACGACTTTTATGCACAATACGATTTTGGCAAACGGTGAAGACATTCATGTTTCACCATCAACAATCGATTCAACTATAGATAAAGTTCAGTACACATACGGAACTATTATTGCAAAAGGACAAACCTCAACTATTCAAAAAATTGGAGGTTATACGGTTTCTTTAAACCACGAAAACACTTTGGCTGGAGCCGAAAAAGTAATCAAATCTGCCGTTGGTTTAGGATATGAAACATTACTTCAAAATCAAATTGACGCTTGGGCAAAAATCTGGGAAATGTCAGATATTACTATTGAAGGCGATGTAAAAGCACAACAAGGAATTCGTTTCAACATCTTCCAATTAAACCAAACCTATTCAGGAAAAGATTCTCGTTTAAACATTGGTCCAAAAGGTTTTACTGGAGAAAAGTACGGCGGATCTACTTATTGGGATACTGAAGCATATTGTATTCCGTTTTACATGGCGACAAAAGATCAGCAAGTTGCAAGAAATTTATTGACCTACCGTTACAACCAATTAGATAAAGCGATTGAAAATGCTAAGGATAATTTAGGTTTCAAAAACGGCGCGGCGCTTTATCCAATGGTTACCATGAATGGTGAAGAATGTCACAACGAATGGGAAATCACGCACGAAGAAATTCACAGAAATGGTGCGATTGCTTTTGCGATTTACAACTATTACCGTTACACTGGCGATTACTCTTATATTCCTGAAAAAGGTTTAGAAGTTTTAATTGGTATTGCGCGTTTCTGGCACCAGAGAGCTTCTTTCTCTAAAGATAAAAACCAATATGTAATTCTTGGAGTTACAGGTCCAAACGAATACGAAAACAACATCAACAATAATTTCTACACCAATTATATTGCAAAATGGTGTATTGATTTTGCGGCTGAACAAATCGAGAAAGTAGCTTCAGAATATCCTGCAGATCATAAACGCATTTTAGAAAAAGTTAGCCTTTCGGCGAATGAAATTCAGGAATGGAAAAAAGTGGCTGACGATATGTATTTTCCTATTTCTAAAGAACTTGGGATCTTCTTGCAGCAAGATGGTTTCTTAGACAAGGATTTAGTTCCGGTAAAAGATTTAGATCGTTCACAGCGTCCAATCAATCAAAAATGGTCTTGGGATCGTGTTTTACGTTCGCCATACATTAAACAAGCCGACGTTTTACAAGGTTTCTATTTCTTTGAAGATCATTTCTCAAAAGACGAATTAAAACGAAATTTCGAGTTTTACGAATCGTTTACTGTTCATGAAAGTTCACTTTCTCCTTGTGTACACTCCATTCAGGCTGCTGCTTTAGATAAAATGGACATGGCATATACTTTTTATCTAAGAACGTCTCGTTTGGATTTGGACGATTATAATAAAGAAGTAGAAGAAGGTTGCCATATTACGTCAATGGCCGGAACTTGGATGAGTATCGTGGAAGGCTTTGGAGGAATGAGAGTTAAAAATGATCAATTGCATTTCTCTCCAAAAATCCCAAAAGAATGGAAAGGTTACTCTTTTAAAATTAATTTCAGAAATCAAATTTTGAAAGTAGCTGTAAATCATAACGAAACAACATTTACTGTAGACGGCGATCAAGATTTAACAATTGTAGTGAACGGAAACGCTATAATTGCAAGTAAATTTGTACAAATTAATTAA
- a CDS encoding glycoside hydrolase family 97 C-terminal domain-containing protein has product MAADTPENYNRFPDAFQFIKDVAVDWSESKYIEAEPGDFITVARKAKGTNNWFVGNVNGETSRTSNIDFSFLEKGKKYTATIYADAKDAHYKTNPQAYTIKKIAVTNKSKLSQLSAPGGGYAISIIETK; this is encoded by the coding sequence ATGGCTGCTGATACTCCAGAAAACTACAACCGTTTCCCGGATGCATTCCAATTCATTAAAGATGTGGCTGTAGATTGGTCAGAAAGTAAATATATCGAGGCAGAGCCAGGAGATTTTATTACAGTTGCCCGTAAAGCAAAAGGAACAAACAACTGGTTCGTTGGAAACGTAAACGGAGAAACTTCTCGTACTTCAAACATCGATTTCAGCTTCCTTGAAAAAGGTAAAAAATATACCGCTACAATTTATGCTGATGCAAAAGATGCGCATTACAAAACAAATCCGCAAGCTTACACCATCAAGAAAATTGCAGTAACAAATAAATCAAAATTATCACAGTTATCTGCTCCAGGCGGAGGTTATGCAATAAGCATTATCGAAACTAAATAA
- a CDS encoding glycoside hydrolase family 13 protein — MNNLKNNHSVYKIILFVLLFSASAKAQIQKVEPPFWYAGMKNPELQIMFYGKNIAQYEASVSNNVVIKNVEKTENPNYLFVTIDTQNLKASELLFSFKNKSKVAFTQKYSLKERRANSADRKSYDASDLIYLIMPDRFANGNDKNDSNASLTEKANRHDPSGRHGGDIEGIIKNLDYISSLGATTIWSTPLCEDNDKQHSYHGYAQSDVYKIDPRYGTNDDYVRLSAEMHKKNMKLVMDYVTNHWGITHWMIKDLPTKSWINQFENYTQTHHRREVITDVHASKIDQEVCVDGWFVPSMPDLNLRNPLVAKYLTQNAIWWIEFANLDGFRVDTYNYSDQTAMANWAKSITNEYPNFNIVGEIWMHNQANLAYWQKDSKIGAIENYNSNLPSVMDFTLQSQIGSAFNENAPSWDNGLIKFYNNFAMDYLYPNTNNILVFAENHDTDRMNHTFKYDLPKYKLAMTLLATVRGIPQVYYGSEIGMGGDKSKGDADIRQDFPGGWTGDKNNALTAAGRTAEQAKYFDFTSKLFNWRKTNEAVHFGKMTHYIPENNTYVYFRYTDAKTVMVIFNNNAKEQVVKTNRFKENIKNFKLGKDVITGKTFDLASEITLEPKSALVLELE; from the coding sequence ATGAATAACCTAAAAAACAACCATTCGGTTTATAAAATAATTCTGTTTGTCTTGTTGTTTTCCGCTTCCGCGAAAGCGCAAATCCAGAAAGTAGAACCGCCATTTTGGTACGCCGGAATGAAAAATCCTGAGTTGCAGATTATGTTCTACGGAAAAAATATCGCACAATACGAAGCTTCAGTTTCAAATAATGTGGTGATTAAAAATGTAGAAAAAACAGAAAATCCAAATTACCTTTTCGTAACAATTGACACACAGAACTTAAAAGCTTCTGAATTACTTTTCTCTTTCAAAAACAAAAGCAAAGTCGCATTTACGCAGAAATATTCGCTTAAAGAAAGAAGAGCAAATTCAGCAGATAGAAAAAGTTACGATGCATCTGATTTGATTTACTTAATCATGCCGGATCGTTTTGCGAATGGAAATGATAAAAACGACAGCAATGCTTCTTTAACTGAAAAAGCAAATCGTCATGATCCAAGCGGACGTCACGGTGGAGATATCGAAGGAATCATCAAAAACTTAGATTATATTTCATCTCTTGGCGCAACTACAATCTGGAGTACACCTCTATGTGAAGACAACGACAAACAGCATTCTTATCACGGATATGCGCAATCTGATGTTTACAAAATAGATCCGCGTTACGGAACAAACGATGATTACGTTCGTTTATCGGCAGAAATGCACAAAAAGAACATGAAACTGGTTATGGATTATGTAACCAATCATTGGGGAATTACACATTGGATGATCAAAGATTTACCAACAAAATCTTGGATTAACCAATTCGAAAACTACACACAAACGCATCACCGTCGTGAAGTAATTACAGATGTTCATGCTTCAAAAATAGATCAGGAAGTTTGTGTTGATGGCTGGTTTGTTCCTTCGATGCCAGATTTGAATTTAAGAAATCCTCTAGTAGCAAAATACTTAACTCAAAACGCTATTTGGTGGATCGAATTTGCTAATCTTGACGGATTTAGAGTAGATACTTATAATTATTCTGACCAAACTGCAATGGCAAATTGGGCAAAATCAATTACAAATGAATATCCGAACTTTAATATCGTTGGGGAAATCTGGATGCATAATCAGGCAAATTTAGCCTATTGGCAAAAAGACAGTAAAATTGGTGCTATCGAAAATTACAATTCAAACCTTCCAAGTGTAATGGATTTTACGCTTCAAAGTCAAATCGGGTCTGCTTTTAACGAAAATGCACCAAGCTGGGACAACGGATTGATTAAATTCTACAACAATTTTGCAATGGATTATCTATATCCAAACACCAATAATATTCTAGTTTTTGCCGAAAATCATGATACAGATCGTATGAATCATACTTTTAAATATGATTTACCAAAATACAAACTGGCAATGACTTTATTGGCTACCGTTCGCGGAATTCCACAAGTGTATTACGGTTCAGAAATTGGAATGGGTGGTGACAAAAGCAAAGGCGATGCCGATATTCGTCAGGATTTTCCTGGTGGATGGACTGGCGACAAAAACAATGCTTTAACAGCAGCAGGAAGAACAGCTGAACAGGCTAAATATTTCGATTTTACTTCAAAATTATTCAATTGGAGAAAAACGAATGAAGCCGTTCATTTCGGGAAAATGACACATTATATTCCAGAAAACAACACTTACGTTTATTTCAGATATACAGATGCTAAAACCGTAATGGTAATCTTCAACAACAATGCAAAAGAACAGGTTGTAAAAACAAATCGTTTTAAAGAAAACATCAAAAACTTTAAATTAGGAAAAGATGTTATCACAGGAAAAACATTCGATTTAGCTTCTGAAATTACTTTAGAACCAAAATCAGCTTTGGTTTTAGAATTGGAATAA